In one window of Caenimonas aquaedulcis DNA:
- the prmC gene encoding peptide chain release factor N(5)-glutamine methyltransferase has product MNIAAALAQAGSLGLARLDAQVLLLHVLGRPERDRAWLLAHDTDTVDPAVLAAFLALCRRRLAGEPVAYLTGRKEFFGLALRVDARVLVPRPDTETLVEWALDLLPMDGASRVIDLGTGSGAIALAIKHGRPGAQVEAVDLSPGALEVATSNARALGLDVSFRQASWLDGASGPYELILSNPPYVREGDPHLAALAHEPMSALAAGEDGLADCRAIVRQAPSRLAPGGWLLLEHGYDQAATVRGLLEAAGFGSVASRRDLAGIERCSGGKWLELG; this is encoded by the coding sequence GTGAACATCGCCGCGGCGCTCGCGCAGGCCGGCAGCCTGGGGCTCGCGCGGCTCGACGCGCAGGTGCTGTTGCTGCACGTGCTCGGGCGCCCCGAGCGCGATCGCGCCTGGCTGTTGGCGCACGACACGGACACGGTGGACCCGGCGGTTCTCGCCGCCTTCCTCGCCCTGTGCAGGCGCCGGTTGGCGGGAGAACCCGTGGCCTACCTGACCGGCCGCAAGGAGTTCTTCGGCCTGGCCTTGCGTGTCGATGCCCGCGTACTCGTCCCGCGGCCGGACACCGAGACGCTGGTCGAGTGGGCGCTCGACCTGCTGCCCATGGATGGTGCCTCGCGCGTCATCGACCTGGGCACCGGAAGCGGCGCCATTGCACTGGCGATCAAGCACGGCCGGCCCGGGGCGCAAGTGGAGGCCGTCGACCTCAGCCCGGGCGCCCTGGAAGTCGCCACCTCCAACGCCCGCGCCCTGGGCCTGGACGTGTCGTTCCGGCAGGCGTCCTGGCTCGATGGGGCGAGCGGGCCCTACGAGCTGATCCTGAGCAATCCCCCCTATGTCCGCGAGGGCGACCCGCACCTGGCCGCCCTGGCCCATGAGCCCATGTCCGCCCTGGCGGCGGGCGAAGACGGCCTTGCCGACTGCCGCGCCATCGTCCGGCAGGCGCCGTCCCGGCTCGCGCCGGGTGGCTGGCTGTTGCTGGAGCATGGCTACGACCAGGCGGCCACGGTTCGTGGGCTGCTGGAAGCGGCGGGCTTCGGTTCCGTCGCAAGCCGGCGCGACCTCGCGGGCATCGAGCGCTGCTCCGGCGGAAAGTGGCTTGAACTGGGATAA
- the prfA gene encoding peptide chain release factor 1 has translation MKTYLRQQLERYPIRLKELDFFLQQPEVVQDMERYRALTREHAEVSEVAAVFEKFLHDESALSQAREMADDPEMAEMAREEIASLEASLPALEDELQRLLLPKDPDDVRNTFLEIRAGTGGDESALFAGDLLRMYTRYAERQGWRTEIVSESEGEVGGFKEVVIRVVGDGVYGKLKFESGGHRVQRVPATETQGRIHTSACTVAALPEPDEAQAVQINPADLRIDTYRASGAGGQHINKTDSAVRITHLPTGIVAECQDDRSQHRNKAKAMQVLAARIKEKERSERAAKEAATRKGLIGSGDRSDRIRTYNFPQGRLTDHRINLTLYKLQFIMEGDLDEVIAALLLARKAEQLEELEIGPGGRA, from the coding sequence GTGAAAACCTACCTCCGCCAGCAACTAGAGCGCTACCCCATCCGCCTGAAGGAACTCGACTTCTTCCTGCAGCAGCCCGAAGTCGTGCAGGACATGGAGCGCTACCGGGCACTCACGCGCGAACACGCCGAAGTCAGCGAAGTCGCCGCCGTCTTCGAAAAATTCCTGCACGACGAAAGCGCGCTCTCGCAGGCGCGCGAGATGGCCGACGACCCCGAGATGGCCGAGATGGCCCGCGAGGAAATCGCGTCGCTCGAAGCGAGCCTCCCCGCGCTCGAGGACGAGCTGCAGCGGCTCCTGCTGCCCAAGGACCCGGACGACGTGCGCAACACCTTCCTGGAAATCCGCGCGGGCACGGGTGGCGACGAATCCGCCCTCTTCGCCGGCGACCTGCTGCGCATGTACACGCGCTACGCCGAGCGCCAGGGCTGGCGCACGGAGATCGTGAGCGAAAGCGAGGGCGAGGTCGGCGGCTTCAAGGAAGTCGTGATCCGCGTCGTGGGCGACGGCGTGTATGGAAAGCTCAAGTTCGAATCGGGCGGCCATCGCGTCCAGCGCGTGCCCGCGACGGAGACGCAGGGGCGCATCCACACCAGCGCCTGTACGGTCGCCGCACTGCCCGAGCCCGACGAAGCGCAGGCCGTGCAGATCAACCCGGCGGACCTGCGCATCGACACCTATCGCGCGAGCGGCGCGGGCGGGCAGCACATCAACAAGACCGATTCGGCGGTTCGCATCACCCACTTGCCGACGGGCATCGTGGCGGAATGCCAGGACGACCGCTCGCAGCACCGCAACAAGGCCAAGGCCATGCAGGTGCTCGCCGCGCGGATCAAGGAGAAGGAGCGCAGCGAGCGTGCGGCCAAGGAAGCCGCCACGCGCAAGGGCCTCATCGGCAGCGGCGACCGCAGCGACCGCATCCGCACCTACAACTTCCCGCAGGGGCGCCTGACCGACCACCGGATCAACCTGACGCTCTACAAGCTGCAGTTCATCATGGAAGGCGACCTCGACGAAGTCATCGCCGCGCTGCTGCTGGCGCGCAAGGCCGAACAGCTCGAAGAGCTGGAGATCGGCCCGGGCGGCCGCGCGTGA
- the hemA gene encoding glutamyl-tRNA reductase produces the protein MAVWALGINHTTAPLDLRGRFAYAIDQIEPTLHALRGSLSRKPEAAILSTCNRTEIYCAGDAGDMDHTINWLADSGGVAPAVLRSHAYTLHDGLAARHAFRVASGLDSMVLGEAQILGQMKDAVRVADQAGALGTTLNQLFQRSFAVAKEVRSSTEVGAHSISMAAAAVRLASQLFEDLGKIRVLFVGAGEMIELAATHFAARNPKGIAIANRTLERGERLATRFGGEVMRLADLPSRLHEFDAVISSTASTLPIIGLGAVERALKARKHRPMFMVDLAVPRDIEPEVKDLEDVYLYTVDDLAGVVQTGQAHRQAAVAQAEAIIDAGVQSFLHWMDQRGSVPLIQQLNAQADEWRALELARARKLIARGENVDAVLEAMSKGLTQKMLHGAMAELHAGDAASRERATSAIQHFFLRKER, from the coding sequence ATGGCAGTCTGGGCTTTGGGCATCAATCACACGACCGCGCCGCTGGACTTGCGCGGCCGCTTCGCCTATGCCATCGACCAGATCGAGCCCACCCTGCACGCGCTGCGCGGCTCCCTGTCGCGCAAACCCGAAGCCGCGATCCTGTCCACCTGCAACCGCACGGAGATCTATTGCGCGGGCGACGCGGGGGACATGGACCACACGATCAACTGGCTCGCGGACTCCGGCGGCGTCGCCCCGGCGGTGCTGCGATCGCATGCCTACACCCTGCACGACGGGCTCGCCGCCAGGCACGCCTTCCGCGTCGCGAGCGGGCTCGATTCCATGGTGCTGGGCGAAGCGCAGATCCTCGGCCAGATGAAGGACGCGGTGCGCGTGGCCGACCAGGCCGGCGCGCTTGGCACGACGCTCAACCAGCTGTTCCAGCGCTCCTTCGCTGTCGCGAAGGAAGTGCGCAGCTCCACGGAAGTGGGCGCCCATTCGATCAGCATGGCGGCCGCCGCCGTGCGGCTCGCGTCGCAGCTTTTCGAAGACCTCGGCAAGATCCGCGTGCTCTTCGTCGGCGCCGGCGAGATGATCGAGCTGGCCGCCACGCACTTCGCCGCGCGCAACCCGAAAGGCATCGCCATCGCCAACCGCACGCTGGAGCGCGGCGAGCGATTGGCCACGCGTTTCGGCGGCGAGGTGATGCGCCTGGCGGACCTGCCCTCTCGCCTGCATGAATTCGACGCCGTGATCAGCTCCACTGCCAGCACCCTGCCCATCATCGGGCTGGGCGCCGTCGAGCGTGCGCTGAAGGCGCGCAAGCATCGCCCGATGTTCATGGTCGACCTGGCCGTCCCGCGCGACATCGAGCCGGAGGTCAAAGATCTCGAGGACGTGTACCTGTACACGGTCGACGATCTCGCCGGGGTCGTGCAGACCGGCCAGGCCCATCGCCAGGCGGCCGTCGCGCAGGCCGAGGCCATCATCGACGCCGGCGTGCAGAGCTTCCTGCACTGGATGGACCAGCGCGGCAGCGTCCCGCTGATCCAGCAGCTCAACGCGCAGGCCGACGAATGGCGCGCGCTGGAACTCGCGCGTGCCCGCAAGCTGATCGCGCGCGGCGAAAACGTCGATGCCGTGCTCGAGGCCATGTCGAAGGGCCTTACGCAGAAGATGCTGCACGGCGCGATGGCGGAGCTGCATGCCGGCGACGCCGCGTCACGCGAACGGGCGACGTCCGCGATCCAGCACTTCTTCCTGCGCAAAGAGCGTTAG
- a CDS encoding 2OG-Fe(II) oxygenase, which yields MSTTQSQQITPQLRQWIVEQAQAGHGADAVLKSMLASGWSEDVAIEAMETTLRGHLEQQAVQSGLPPGVPVPDPKLDDSPLYVDAGDRRVCILQTMVAPRVVVFGGLLSDEECDALIELAKPRLARSLTVSIKTGGEEVNADRTSNGMFFQRGENELVRVIESRIARLVDWPEENGEGLQVLHYRPGTEYKPHYDYFDPNEPGTPTILKRGGQRVATIVMYLGEPDKGGGTIFPDVHLEVAPKRGNAVFFSYERPHPSTKTLHGGSPVLAGEKWIATKWLRERKFE from the coding sequence ATGAGCACCACCCAGTCCCAGCAGATCACTCCCCAGTTGCGGCAATGGATCGTCGAGCAGGCGCAGGCCGGGCACGGCGCGGACGCCGTGCTCAAGTCCATGCTCGCATCGGGCTGGAGCGAGGATGTCGCGATCGAGGCGATGGAGACCACGTTGCGTGGCCACCTCGAGCAGCAGGCGGTGCAGAGCGGCCTGCCGCCCGGCGTTCCGGTGCCCGACCCCAAGCTGGACGACTCGCCGCTCTACGTGGATGCCGGGGATCGCCGCGTCTGCATCCTGCAGACGATGGTCGCCCCGCGGGTGGTGGTGTTCGGCGGATTGCTGTCCGACGAGGAGTGCGACGCGCTCATCGAACTCGCCAAGCCGCGCCTGGCCCGCTCGCTCACCGTTTCCATCAAGACCGGCGGCGAGGAGGTCAATGCCGACCGCACCAGCAACGGCATGTTCTTCCAGCGCGGCGAGAACGAGCTGGTGCGGGTCATCGAGTCGCGCATCGCCCGGCTGGTGGACTGGCCCGAAGAAAACGGCGAGGGCCTGCAGGTGCTGCATTACCGGCCCGGGACGGAATACAAGCCGCACTACGACTACTTCGACCCGAACGAGCCGGGCACGCCGACCATCCTCAAGCGCGGCGGCCAGCGGGTCGCCACGATCGTCATGTACCTGGGCGAGCCCGACAAGGGCGGCGGCACGATCTTCCCCGACGTGCACCTGGAAGTCGCGCCCAAGCGGGGCAACGCGGTGTTCTTCAGCTACGAGCGGCCGCATCCTTCGACGAAGACGCTGCACGGCGGCTCCCCCGTGCTGGCCGGAGAAAAGTGGATCGCGACCAAGTGGCTGCGCGAGCGGAAGTTCGAGTGA
- a CDS encoding alpha/beta fold hydrolase: MKVTANGIGIEVEDTDADGSQAGRPVVLLIMGLGMQLIAWPPAFVQALQDAGFRVVRFDNRDIGLSQHFDHLGVPNLLWESFKFKVGLPVRAPYGVQDMADDTLGVLDALGIETAHVVGVSMGGMIAQRVALAAPARVASLTSIMSSSGARGLPGPSGPVLRAMLSRPQGQGEQAIVDHYIRLFQVIGSPAYPLEEAALRERVLMATRRSFHPAGTMRQMAAVAADARRAGELSRIRARTLVLHGKADPLVPIACGEDTARRIAGSRFHGIDGMGHDLPPGVVERLLERLVPHLAGQGA, from the coding sequence GTGAAGGTTACGGCCAACGGGATCGGCATCGAGGTCGAGGACACGGACGCCGACGGCTCGCAGGCCGGGCGGCCGGTGGTGCTGCTCATCATGGGCCTGGGCATGCAGCTCATCGCCTGGCCGCCTGCCTTCGTGCAGGCGCTACAGGACGCGGGCTTTCGCGTGGTCCGCTTCGATAACCGCGACATCGGCCTGTCGCAGCACTTCGACCACCTCGGCGTGCCGAACCTGCTGTGGGAAAGCTTCAAGTTCAAGGTGGGCCTGCCGGTGCGCGCGCCTTACGGCGTGCAGGACATGGCGGACGACACGCTGGGTGTGCTCGATGCGCTCGGCATCGAGACCGCCCACGTCGTGGGCGTGAGCATGGGCGGGATGATCGCGCAGCGCGTCGCGCTGGCCGCGCCCGCGCGCGTGGCGAGCCTCACGAGCATCATGAGTTCGAGCGGCGCGCGCGGTCTGCCGGGTCCGAGCGGCCCGGTGCTTCGCGCCATGCTGTCGCGGCCGCAGGGACAAGGTGAGCAGGCCATCGTGGACCACTACATTCGCCTGTTCCAGGTCATCGGTAGCCCGGCCTACCCGCTGGAAGAGGCTGCGCTGCGCGAGCGCGTGCTGATGGCGACGCGCCGCAGCTTCCACCCTGCGGGCACCATGCGGCAGATGGCGGCGGTCGCGGCGGATGCCCGCCGCGCGGGTGAGCTGTCGCGCATCCGGGCGCGCACGCTCGTGCTGCACGGCAAGGCCGACCCGCTGGTGCCGATCGCCTGCGGCGAAGACACCGCGCGCCGCATCGCCGGTTCGCGCTTCCACGGCATCGACGGCATGGGCCATGACCTGCCCCCCGGCGTGGTGGAGCGCCTGCTGGAGCGGCTGGTGCCGCATCTCGCGGGGCAGGGCGCATGA
- the queF gene encoding NADPH-dependent 7-cyano-7-deazaguanine reductase QueF (Catalyzes the NADPH-dependent reduction of 7-cyano-7-deazaguanine (preQ0) to 7-aminomethyl-7-deazaguanine (preQ1) in queuosine biosynthesis) has product MNTPEQSQLGKPAPYVDRYDASLLFPISRQPKRDELGLHGTMPFFGADLWTAFELSWLTPRGKPQVAIAHVTVPCESPNIVESKSFKLYLNSFTNTAFASADAVRDRIRADISEAVWRGAPSQSSVGVRILTPELFDREPVHELDGLSLDRLDIECTEYTPDPTLLTAAFDEMPVEEVLTSNLLKSNCLVTGQPDWGSVQIRYSGPQIDQGQLLRYLVSFRNHNEFHEQCVERIFVDLRERCKPVKLAVYARYTRRGGLDINPFRTSHPIAVPANVRTARQ; this is encoded by the coding sequence ATGAATACCCCCGAGCAATCGCAGCTGGGCAAGCCTGCGCCTTACGTCGATCGATACGACGCGTCGCTGCTCTTCCCGATCTCGCGCCAGCCCAAGCGCGACGAGCTGGGCCTGCACGGGACGATGCCTTTCTTCGGCGCGGACCTGTGGACCGCGTTCGAACTGAGCTGGCTCACGCCGCGCGGCAAGCCGCAGGTGGCGATCGCGCACGTCACGGTGCCGTGCGAGTCGCCCAACATCGTCGAGAGCAAGTCCTTCAAGCTGTATCTCAACAGCTTCACCAACACCGCGTTCGCGTCCGCGGATGCCGTGCGCGACCGCATCCGCGCCGACATCAGCGAGGCGGTGTGGCGCGGCGCGCCCTCGCAATCGAGCGTGGGCGTGCGCATCCTCACGCCCGAGCTGTTCGACCGTGAGCCAGTGCACGAGCTCGACGGCTTGAGCCTCGACCGACTCGACATCGAATGCACGGAGTACACGCCGGATCCCACGCTGCTCACCGCCGCGTTCGACGAGATGCCGGTGGAAGAAGTGCTCACCAGCAACCTGCTCAAGAGCAATTGCCTCGTCACCGGCCAGCCCGACTGGGGCAGCGTGCAGATCCGCTACAGCGGCCCGCAGATCGACCAGGGGCAGCTCTTGCGCTACCTCGTGAGCTTTCGCAACCACAACGAGTTCCACGAGCAATGCGTGGAGCGCATCTTCGTGGACCTCCGGGAGCGCTGCAAACCGGTGAAGCTTGCGGTGTACGCGCGCTATACGCGGCGCGGGGGGCTGGATATCAACCCGTTCCGCACGAGCCATCCCATCGCGGTGCCGGCGAACGTGCGGACTGCGCGTCAGTAA
- a CDS encoding enoyl-CoA hydratase-related protein, with protein sequence MECFALTIEGHVAHLVLNRPEAMNTMHPRFWRELDDTLSQLHREGGARVLVISSTGRHFSAGMDLATFGGAIAMDDRTPEGRAAIYDLLTDMQSTFTRLETMRIPVIAAIHGGCIGGAVDMVTACCIRYATADAFFCIQEINIGMVADVGTLQRLPKLVPLGVVKELAYTGRRLGAQKALGYGLVNEVFDSQPAMLEAAMACAREIAAKPPVAIWGTKQVIHYTRDHSVDDSLKQMGWVQGAIWSNAHVRESVTAMKEKRAGEFPDLPGLASFKDS encoded by the coding sequence ATGGAATGCTTCGCGCTGACGATCGAGGGCCACGTCGCCCATCTCGTGCTCAACCGCCCAGAGGCGATGAACACCATGCACCCGCGTTTCTGGCGCGAGCTCGATGACACCTTGTCGCAGCTGCACCGCGAAGGCGGCGCGCGGGTGCTGGTGATCTCCTCGACCGGCAGGCATTTCAGCGCGGGGATGGACCTCGCCACCTTCGGCGGCGCGATCGCCATGGACGACCGCACGCCCGAGGGCCGCGCCGCGATCTACGACCTGCTGACGGACATGCAGTCCACCTTCACGCGCCTGGAAACGATGCGCATCCCGGTCATCGCGGCCATCCACGGCGGCTGCATCGGCGGCGCGGTCGACATGGTCACGGCCTGCTGCATCCGCTATGCGACGGCCGATGCGTTCTTCTGCATCCAGGAGATCAACATTGGCATGGTCGCGGACGTCGGCACGCTGCAGCGCCTGCCCAAGCTCGTCCCGCTGGGCGTGGTCAAGGAGCTCGCCTACACGGGGCGGCGCCTCGGCGCGCAGAAGGCTCTGGGCTACGGGCTGGTGAACGAGGTGTTCGATTCGCAGCCCGCGATGCTCGAAGCCGCGATGGCCTGCGCGCGGGAGATCGCCGCCAAGCCGCCGGTGGCGATCTGGGGCACGAAGCAGGTGATCCACTACACCCGCGATCACTCCGTGGACGACTCGCTCAAGCAGATGGGCTGGGTGCAGGGCGCGATCTGGAGCAATGCGCACGTGCGGGAGTCGGTCACCGCCATGAAGGAAAAACGGGCCGGTGAGTTCCCGGACCTGCCCGGATTGGCTTCCTTCAAGGACAGCTGA
- a CDS encoding DUF1569 domain-containing protein — protein MADLPTVQTLDESLRWLDHLERARSVRALGAWPLGAVLEHLAQSIEMSMDGFPQPRSALFQGTAGSMAFSYFKWRGRMTHGLAEPIPGAPALGAGADWKPGAIRLRQAMNRFNAWSGPLKPHFAYGALSKPDFALAHNMHIRNHQDEIVAEADGR, from the coding sequence ATGGCTGACCTGCCCACCGTGCAAACGCTGGACGAATCGCTGCGCTGGCTCGACCACCTCGAGCGCGCCAGATCGGTGAGGGCGCTGGGCGCGTGGCCGCTCGGCGCGGTGCTGGAGCACCTCGCGCAAAGCATCGAGATGAGCATGGACGGCTTCCCGCAACCCCGGAGCGCGCTGTTCCAGGGCACGGCGGGGAGCATGGCCTTTTCGTATTTCAAGTGGCGCGGGCGCATGACGCACGGCCTTGCCGAACCCATCCCCGGCGCGCCTGCGCTGGGCGCCGGGGCGGACTGGAAGCCCGGCGCGATCCGCCTGCGCCAGGCGATGAACCGCTTCAACGCCTGGAGCGGCCCGCTCAAGCCGCACTTTGCGTACGGTGCGCTCAGCAAGCCCGATTTCGCGCTCGCGCACAACATGCACATCCGGAACCACCAGGACGAGATCGTGGCCGAGGCGGACGGGCGCTAG
- a CDS encoding Y-family DNA polymerase: protein MKLRRIAHLDMDAFFASVELLRYPQLKGLAVVIGGGRRRVDEMIRERFEGLPLSEIPVSAFPLLKDYVGRGVITTATYAARQFGVGSAMGMMKAAKLAPDAIVMPVDFDEVRRYSRLFKATIAEIAPVIQDRGIDEVYIDFTDVPGGQREGGRVLARLIQKAIFDATKLTCSIGVAPNKLLAKMASEFNKPNGISIVYEADIATKIWPLPVRKINGIGPKAEVKLHKLHLHTIGDIAAQDPQWLVDNFGKSYGAWMHEAAWGRDDRPVVTESEPVSMSRETTFDRDLHAVRDRAELGEIFTDLCKQVASDLKRKGYVGKTIGIKLRYDDFKIATRDQTIAHFTDDAQLIRKTAGLCLKRVPLDRRLRLLGVRVGKLAKAGSPEAEGRPVPPMAAEPEAPYAGTLDLF from the coding sequence ATGAAGTTGCGCCGGATCGCCCATCTCGACATGGACGCGTTTTTCGCCTCGGTGGAGTTGCTGCGTTACCCGCAGCTGAAAGGCCTGGCCGTGGTGATCGGCGGCGGCCGCCGGCGCGTCGACGAGATGATCCGCGAACGCTTCGAGGGGCTGCCCCTGTCGGAGATTCCCGTCTCGGCCTTCCCGCTCCTGAAGGACTACGTCGGGCGCGGCGTGATCACCACCGCCACCTATGCCGCGCGCCAGTTCGGGGTCGGCTCCGCGATGGGGATGATGAAGGCCGCCAAGCTCGCGCCGGACGCCATCGTGATGCCCGTGGACTTCGACGAGGTGCGCAGGTATTCGCGCCTCTTCAAGGCCACCATCGCCGAGATCGCCCCGGTCATCCAGGACCGCGGCATCGACGAGGTCTACATCGACTTCACCGACGTGCCGGGCGGCCAGCGCGAAGGCGGGCGCGTGCTCGCGCGCCTGATCCAGAAGGCGATCTTCGACGCCACGAAGCTGACCTGCTCGATCGGCGTGGCGCCCAACAAGCTGCTCGCGAAGATGGCGAGCGAGTTCAACAAACCCAACGGCATCTCCATCGTGTACGAGGCGGACATCGCCACGAAGATCTGGCCGCTCCCCGTTCGCAAGATCAACGGCATCGGGCCCAAGGCGGAGGTGAAGCTGCACAAGCTGCACCTGCACACCATCGGCGACATCGCCGCGCAGGATCCTCAGTGGCTGGTCGACAACTTCGGCAAATCCTACGGGGCCTGGATGCACGAGGCCGCGTGGGGCCGCGACGACCGGCCCGTGGTCACGGAGAGCGAGCCCGTGTCCATGAGCCGCGAAACCACCTTCGACCGCGACCTGCATGCGGTGCGCGACCGCGCGGAGCTCGGCGAGATCTTTACGGACCTGTGCAAGCAGGTGGCGAGCGACCTGAAGCGCAAGGGCTATGTCGGCAAGACGATCGGCATCAAGCTGCGTTACGACGATTTCAAGATTGCGACGCGCGACCAGACCATCGCCCACTTCACCGACGACGCCCAATTGATCCGCAAGACCGCCGGCCTGTGCCTCAAGCGCGTGCCCCTGGACCGGCGCCTTCGCCTGCTCGGCGTGCGTGTCGGCAAGCTTGCGAAAGCGGGCTCCCCGGAGGCCGAAGGCAGGCCGGTCCCGCCCATGGCCGCGGAACCGGAGGCGCCGTACGCCGGCACGCTCGACCTGTTCTAG
- a CDS encoding c-type cytochrome, with amino-acid sequence MKKWLKWVLGVVGALVLVIALAAVVGWQLADVKMARTVDVKVVPVAFTNDAQALERGKYLFESRGCVDCHGANGAGRTFVEGKGIKLAGPDITSGGATKGYKPEDWVRTIRHGVNPAGHAIMIMPSEDYNRFTDQDLASLVAYVRALPPQGGAKAVLELPPPARILYGFGAIKDAAARIDHSLPPAQPVEAGVNVKHGAYVANMCIGCHGEHLSGGKIPGGPPDWPAAANITPGEGSVMPRYPTSAQFVAMLRSGKRPDGSAIKVMPFESLSKLSDVDAQAVYEFLKTVPAHPAGGR; translated from the coding sequence ATGAAGAAATGGTTGAAGTGGGTCTTGGGCGTGGTGGGCGCCCTGGTCCTGGTGATTGCGTTGGCCGCTGTCGTCGGCTGGCAACTCGCCGACGTGAAGATGGCCCGGACGGTCGACGTGAAGGTGGTGCCGGTGGCCTTCACCAATGACGCTCAGGCCCTCGAGCGCGGGAAATACCTCTTCGAATCGCGCGGCTGCGTGGACTGCCACGGCGCCAACGGGGCGGGCCGCACCTTCGTCGAAGGCAAGGGCATCAAGCTCGCGGGCCCCGACATCACCTCCGGCGGCGCGACCAAGGGCTACAAGCCGGAGGACTGGGTGCGCACCATCCGCCACGGCGTCAATCCTGCCGGCCACGCGATCATGATCATGCCGAGCGAGGACTACAACCGCTTCACGGACCAGGACCTCGCGTCGCTCGTCGCCTACGTGCGCGCACTGCCGCCGCAGGGCGGCGCGAAGGCGGTGCTGGAGCTCCCGCCGCCCGCCCGCATCCTCTACGGCTTCGGCGCCATCAAGGACGCCGCCGCGCGCATCGACCACTCGCTGCCGCCCGCGCAGCCCGTGGAAGCCGGCGTGAACGTGAAACACGGGGCCTACGTCGCGAACATGTGCATCGGCTGCCACGGCGAGCACCTGTCGGGCGGCAAGATTCCGGGCGGCCCGCCCGACTGGCCGGCGGCGGCGAACATCACGCCGGGCGAAGGCAGCGTCATGCCGCGCTACCCGACCTCGGCGCAATTCGTCGCGATGCTGCGCAGCGGCAAGCGCCCCGACGGCTCGGCGATCAAGGTCATGCCTTTCGAGTCGTTGTCGAAGTTGAGCGACGTGGACGCGCAGGCGGTCTACGAATTCCTCAAGACCGTGCCTGCGCATCCCGCGGGTGGCCGCTAG
- a CDS encoding YybH family protein, producing the protein MKAFAVVATALALTACATRPLPTMPRDEAKLQVIATETAFAKTMADRDLKAFAGFIADDTVFFSGPTPLHGKQAVVAFWTRFYQKPEAPFSWAPEEVEVLEAGNLALSSGPVYDPKGKLIARFSSIWRLEAPGQWRIVFDKGGEVCDCAK; encoded by the coding sequence ATGAAGGCCTTCGCCGTGGTGGCCACCGCCCTCGCGCTCACGGCGTGTGCGACGCGCCCCTTGCCCACGATGCCGCGCGACGAGGCGAAGCTGCAGGTCATCGCCACCGAAACAGCGTTCGCGAAGACCATGGCCGATCGCGACCTCAAGGCCTTCGCCGGCTTCATCGCCGACGACACGGTCTTTTTCTCCGGCCCGACCCCGCTGCACGGCAAGCAGGCGGTGGTGGCGTTCTGGACGCGCTTCTACCAGAAGCCCGAGGCCCCGTTCTCCTGGGCGCCCGAGGAGGTGGAAGTGCTGGAGGCGGGCAACCTCGCGCTCAGCTCCGGGCCGGTCTACGACCCCAAGGGCAAGCTGATCGCGCGGTTTTCTTCGATCTGGCGGCTGGAGGCGCCCGGGCAGTGGCGCATCGTCTTCGACAAGGGCGGCGAAGTCTGCGACTGCGCGAAGTGA